A portion of the Bradyrhizobium manausense genome contains these proteins:
- a CDS encoding AAA family ATPase has product MLNQILYGPPGTGKTFAVIELALDILDPAYLEANRSNRTALKRRFDELSSDGEVRFVTFHQSFSYEDFVEGLRADHDADGQIRYAVEDGIFKILCDTAAAKVTQQATAPVSIEGRRIWKMSLGNTLASDAYIYDECVENNYILLGYGGDTDFTGCKSRDEVFDRSQKAGKSDEADSYAITAVTNFLLKMKKGDLVVVSDGNTKFRAIAEVTGDYRQIAREPQGDGDDKYGQCRNVKWLRVYSPSLPYEQLMQNQFSQMTLYELKSHSIDRTKLAGLLSNTGNHASTIASAAQAFRIGDTFGSGYEVVYASRDVLELIKPNKKRLPIGMSLIRDLADCVRDGKLTVANIRQKEVFEKMPGSLLEPYLVNGYENILSVLVERYLGFASPTSVDAPAVSRPKVLIIDEINRGNVSKIFGELITLIEPSKRKDAEEALEVILPYSKSRFSVPANVHIIGTMNTADRSLTSLDIALRRRFHFREMLPRPDLLREIELQGLNVGQMLSVMNERIEVLLDRDHRLGHAYFLPLREDKSIELLGSIFRQQIIPLLQEYFFDDWERIQIVLNDSRKAPENRFLHKPDVNISALFGDDVSVAERTSRWMINDLAFGRIEAYLGIVDHQLKPVALTTEREATHGPYTIRQLSSGTIEVWNSGQKEEVAKKPLLDIARKLGIPMTWTTGATMNTRHLGKKVIEALGKANR; this is encoded by the coding sequence ATGCTCAATCAAATTCTCTATGGCCCGCCAGGAACAGGCAAGACATTTGCCGTCATTGAGCTAGCGCTCGACATCTTGGATCCGGCCTACCTGGAAGCAAATCGGTCCAATCGGACCGCCTTGAAGAGGCGATTTGACGAATTGTCATCAGACGGAGAGGTTCGCTTCGTTACCTTCCATCAAAGCTTTAGCTACGAAGATTTCGTTGAGGGTCTTCGGGCTGATCATGATGCTGACGGGCAGATTCGATATGCCGTGGAGGACGGCATATTCAAAATACTCTGTGACACCGCTGCTGCCAAGGTAACACAGCAGGCAACGGCCCCTGTGTCCATCGAGGGGCGCCGCATATGGAAAATGTCATTGGGCAACACTCTGGCGAGCGATGCGTACATCTACGATGAATGCGTCGAGAATAACTACATTCTTCTAGGGTATGGAGGTGATACAGATTTCACCGGCTGCAAAAGTCGAGACGAGGTATTTGATCGCTCACAGAAGGCGGGAAAATCTGACGAAGCGGATTCCTATGCTATTACAGCTGTGACCAATTTTCTGCTCAAGATGAAGAAGGGCGACCTCGTGGTCGTCTCCGACGGCAATACAAAGTTCAGAGCCATAGCCGAGGTAACTGGCGACTACCGCCAAATAGCACGAGAACCTCAAGGAGATGGTGATGACAAGTATGGGCAATGCCGCAATGTAAAATGGCTGCGGGTCTATTCACCGTCCCTACCGTACGAACAGCTTATGCAAAATCAATTCAGTCAAATGACTCTGTATGAGCTGAAGTCACACTCGATCGACAGAACGAAGCTCGCCGGCCTCCTGAGCAACACCGGCAATCACGCTTCTACGATCGCTAGTGCGGCTCAGGCATTCCGCATCGGAGACACGTTTGGCAGTGGGTACGAAGTTGTTTATGCGTCCAGAGACGTTCTCGAGCTGATCAAGCCAAACAAAAAGCGCCTCCCCATCGGAATGAGCTTGATTCGAGACCTAGCTGACTGTGTGAGAGACGGAAAGCTTACTGTTGCAAACATTCGGCAAAAGGAAGTGTTCGAGAAGATGCCGGGTTCTCTGTTAGAGCCGTACCTCGTCAATGGGTATGAAAACATACTATCGGTTCTTGTAGAGCGCTATCTTGGCTTCGCAAGTCCCACATCGGTCGATGCACCCGCAGTCAGTCGTCCGAAGGTGCTGATCATTGATGAAATCAATCGTGGGAATGTCTCAAAGATATTCGGAGAGCTCATTACACTAATTGAGCCGTCGAAGCGAAAGGATGCGGAAGAAGCGCTGGAGGTGATTCTTCCTTACTCTAAGTCACGATTCAGCGTGCCCGCCAACGTTCACATCATCGGGACGATGAACACCGCTGATAGGTCTCTAACCAGCTTAGACATTGCATTGCGAAGACGGTTTCATTTCAGAGAGATGCTCCCTCGCCCAGACCTATTAAGAGAAATCGAGCTGCAAGGGCTCAATGTAGGGCAAATGCTGTCGGTCATGAACGAGCGGATCGAGGTGCTGTTGGACCGAGATCATCGCCTTGGCCACGCATACTTCCTCCCCCTGCGTGAGGACAAAAGTATCGAGTTGCTCGGCTCTATATTCCGCCAGCAGATTATCCCTCTGCTGCAAGAGTATTTTTTCGACGACTGGGAGCGCATTCAGATCGTGCTAAATGATTCTCGGAAGGCGCCTGAGAACCGGTTCCTACACAAGCCAGACGTTAATATCTCAGCGCTCTTTGGGGACGACGTGTCTGTCGCCGAGCGAACTAGCCGCTGGATGATCAACGACCTCGCCTTCGGTCGGATCGAAGCTTACCTTGGCATAGTCGATCATCAGCTAAAGCCTGTGGCGTTGACGACAGAACGGGAGGCCACTCACGGCCCTTATACGATAAGGCAGCTGTCCAGCGGCACGATCGAAGTGTGGAATAGCGGCCAAAAGGAAGAAGTTGCGAAGAAGCCCCTGCTCGACATTGCGAGAAAATTGGGAATACCCATGACATGGACGACGGGTGCGACCATGAATACTCGGCACTTGGGAAAGAAGGTCATTGAGGCGCTTGGGAAAGCCAATCGGTGA